One part of the Ziziphus jujuba cultivar Dongzao chromosome 2, ASM3175591v1 genome encodes these proteins:
- the LOC107417710 gene encoding uncharacterized protein LOC107417710, whose product MTQKSNLFKGQQKKKAIPPNRHGKASVTRKGKRFVKPSKVTKDMDTDREVTKFINYCNEVKAATAANKEGGQLSIVKPLPESDSGAKK is encoded by the exons ATGACGCAGAAGAGTAACCTATTCAAGGGCCAACAGAAGAAGAAAGCTATTCCTCCCAACCGCCATGGAAAAGCCTCTGTAACCCGCAAAG GGAAGAGATTCGTGAAGCCTTCGAAGGTCACAAAGGACATGGATACAGATCGT GAAGTAACCAAGTTCATAAACTACTGCAATGAGGTGAAGGCAGCTACTGCTGCAAACAAGGAAGGTGGTCAACTAAGCATTGTTAAACCTCTTCCAGAATCTGATAGTGGTGCAAAGAAATAG
- the LOC107417713 gene encoding protein PNS1 produces the protein MGATEPVVERESDENEEREENVEKEEEEEEEDEEVKDLEKGEVGIDEKVFESNNINNMNNHIINNNNTNHNQSDVQLSRLQRLNPSNPLRIVLNASTRVATPSPSQFSQASTVPRSTPTPQQSLITLNSRKYTDKISLFLFLLHMVVAVGLVCFLLFKGVQGLIQASDSVQRKEKRVLKYLLPQVEAASLLSITLAFLWQKAVREWPRFMVPFILWSTFIVSLAAGILLICFQKPPTDGVGVCFLFFAIGNGLYACWVTRRLRFCTEVLNKALEPVSKFPDLNQPTYWMLGAGFMWMSLWIFAVIGALNFYFTPLIIILLVLSLAWTAEVMRNVANLTVSRVIALYYLRGMQSNTQFCFQRALTKNLGSACLGSLFVPTIEALRIVARALNLLEGEDEFMFSCAHCCLNVMESIFRYGNGWAYVQIAAYGKGFVRASQDTWELFKRQEMEAIVDSDMTSAICFLTGVCSGSICVIVVAAWTSSVHQNFTATISLLAFFIGYLMTRISMALPHACVSCYYACYAENPDNRLFDKTIKDQLNLMKADRDVVVPTPRVPRRFRAT, from the exons ATGGGTGCCACAGAACCT GTTGTGGAGAGAGAAAGCGATGAAAatgaagagagagaggagaatgtggagaaagaagaagaagaagaagaagaagatgaagaagtgaAGGATTTGGAGAAAGGTGAAGTGGGTATTGACGAAAAAGTTTTTGAgagcaataatattaataatatgaataatcatattattaataataataatactaatcaTAATCAGAGTGATGTTCAGCTTTCGAGGTTGCAGAGGTTGAATCCTAGCAACCCTTTGAGGATTGTTCTCAATGCTTCTACCAGAGTTGCTACTCCTTCACCTTCTCAGTTTTCTCAGGCTTCTACTGTGCCTCGTTCCACTCCAACACCACAA CAATCTCTAATAACTCTAAATTCAAGAAAATACACCGACAAAATATCTCTGTTTCTGTTCCTTCTCCATATGGTTGTAGCTGTTGGACTAGTTTGTTTTCTTCTATTCAAGGGTGTTCAAGGGCTTATCCAAGCTTCAGATAGTGTtcaaaggaaagagaaaagggTGTTGAAGTATCTTCTACCACAAGTCGAAGCTGCATCTCTATTAAGTATTACCCTTGCATTTTTATGGCAAAAAGCAGTGAGGGAATGGCCTCGGTTCATGGTTCCTTTCATATTATGGAGCACTTTCATTGTGTCATTAGCTGCTGGGATTCTCCTAATTTGCTTCCAAAAGCCTCCCACTGATGGTGTTGGAgtctgtttccttttttttgcaATTGGCAATGGATTATATGCTTGCTGGGTGACTCGAAGACTTAGATTTTGTACTGAAGTGTTGAACAAAGCACTTGAACCTGTGTCCAAATTCCCTGACTTGAATCAACCCACTTATTGGATGCTTGGCGCTGGGTTCATGTGGATGTCTCTATGGATTTTCGCAGTGATTGGGGCTTTGAATTTCTATTTTACTCCATTGATTATAATTCTTTTAGTTCTGAGCTTGGCTTGGACTGCTGAAGTAATGAGGAACGTTGCGAATTTAACGGTTAGTAGGGTGATTGCTCTGTATTATCTCAGAGGAATGCAATCCAATACTCAGTTTTGTTTCCAAAGAGCCTTGACTAAGAATCTTGGAAGTGCTTGTCTTGGTTCTCTCTTTGTGCCTACAATCGAAGCCTTGAGAATCGTTGCTCGGGCTTTAAATTTACTTGAGGGGGAAGATGAATTCATGTTTTCTTGTGCACATTGTTGTCTCAATGTCATGGAATCCATATTCAGATATGGCAATGGCTGGGCCTATGTACAg ATAGCTGCATATGGAAAAGGGTTTGTGAGGGCATCACAAGACACCTGGGAACTCTTCAAAAGGCAAGAAATGGAAGCCATTGTTGATTCCGATATGACCAGCGCGATTTGCTTCCTAACTGGGGTCTGCAGTGGCTCTATTTGTGTTATTGTTGTGGCCGCTTGGACATCCAGCGTgcatcaaaatttcacagccaccaTTTCACTCTTAGCATTCTTCATAGGATACCTTATG ACCAGAATTTCCATGGCATTACCTCATGCCTGTGTGAGTTGTTACTATGCCTGCTATGCAGAGAATCCAGACAACAGGTTATTCGACAAAACAATCAAGGACCAACTCAACTTGATGAAAGCTGACCGCGATGTCGTTGTGCCTACACCACGAGTTCCACGCAGATTTAGAGCAACTTAA